TTATTGTATTTCAATATCGAGATTCAATAATTAAATAATCTAATATCCCAGGAGGGAGATATGAAGAGAAATATTTTATCAGTATGTATGTTAGCATTATTATGTTTGTTATCATGTGATATGAATGCCCTTAATGATTTATTAAATGAAGTAAGGGAAAAGGTTTTAGATGAAAGCAAAGATAATAAATATTTAAACCATGAACAAGGAAATCAGGAACAAAAAGAAGTTGTTATAGATTCTCTTGAAGAAGGAGTAGAAATACAACAAGACATGGAAGTAAAACCTGTTAATGCGGGATTTGAGGTGTTTAGGCAAGAGTATCCATACTATCCTCAAGAAGAAGTAATAAAAATAGAAGAAAAAGATTTAGTTCCAAGTACTGAATCCGAAAAAGAAGCACAAGCAGAAATTGAAAAAGTAAAAGGTGCTCTTGGAGATTCTGGATTCCAGCAATTAATTAAGAATGCACTTGAGCTTAAAGATAGATGTGAGCGAGGAAGAGCTGATTTTTATGATATAATGGGAAAAATTCAGAGTGAAAGAATATCACTAACCAAAAAGCGTAAGGAAAATATAGAAAAGATAAGAAAGTTAACTCAATTGCAAAATAAGTTAAATGATGAAAGGTCTAATCTCGAGAGGCTTATGAATGAAGTTGAGGTTGGACTTAATGAAAGAAGTTCTGCAAAATATTTTTTTGAAGATTCTGA
This genomic stretch from Borrelia puertoricensis harbors:
- a CDS encoding P12 family lipoprotein, producing MKRNILSVCMLALLCLLSCDMNALNDLLNEVREKVLDESKDNKYLNHEQGNQEQKEVVIDSLEEGVEIQQDMEVKPVNAGFEVFRQEYPYYPQEEVIKIEEKDLVPSTESEKEAQAEIEKVKGALGDSGFQQLIKNALELKDRCERGRADFYDIMGKIQSERISLTKKRKENIEKIRKLTQLQNKLNDERSNLERLMNEVEVGLNERSSAKYFFEDSEKILKEAITDRLRNNKRRSYWSRRGNGDFLARKARSNAESSLEQLESSSVKLIEAMAKIKEIEELISEAKSALGNLSR